A window of the Chloroflexi bacterium ADurb.Bin180 genome harbors these coding sequences:
- the mreC gene encoding Cell shape-determining protein MreC precursor, translating into MKTRLDRRAVTILLLLALLVGAVLRPAGYLKPAQDLVSTLFAPLQYGLTWITTRVSHLLATVQDLGAMPAKVSELQATVDRLMIDNVRLHEAEIENTHLRELLQFRLANPSYEMLAAEVIGRDPNNLLHYLTIDRGSVDGLEAGMPVVTARGLVGHIDEVFPRTARVMLLTDPASTVAALIQSSRATGIVQGEGRRSLTMRFVEQSEPVVKDDIVLTSGIGGTFPKRLVIGQVVSVHRSDVEMFLEIVVQSAVNFDRLESVLVILDAGQGN; encoded by the coding sequence GTGAAGACGCGGCTGGACCGCCGGGCCGTGACCATACTCCTTCTGCTCGCGCTCCTGGTCGGGGCCGTGCTGCGGCCCGCCGGCTATCTCAAGCCGGCTCAGGACCTCGTCTCCACCCTCTTTGCGCCGCTGCAGTACGGCCTTACCTGGATCACCACGCGCGTCAGCCATCTGTTGGCCACGGTACAGGATCTAGGGGCGATGCCGGCGAAGGTGAGCGAGCTGCAGGCCACTGTGGACCGCCTGATGATTGACAACGTTCGCCTGCACGAAGCAGAGATCGAAAACACCCATCTCCGCGAGCTCCTGCAGTTCAGGCTGGCCAATCCGAGTTATGAAATGCTGGCCGCAGAAGTCATCGGCCGCGACCCCAACAACCTGCTACACTACCTCACCATCGACAGGGGCAGTGTCGACGGTCTGGAAGCCGGCATGCCGGTGGTTACAGCTCGCGGGCTGGTGGGTCATATCGATGAGGTGTTCCCGCGCACGGCACGGGTAATGCTTCTCACCGACCCGGCCAGCACGGTGGCGGCACTCATCCAGAGCTCGCGCGCCACGGGCATCGTCCAGGGTGAGGGCAGGCGGAGCCTCACCATGCGCTTTGTAGAGCAGAGCGAACCGGTGGTCAAGGACGATATCGTCCTCACCTCGGGCATTGGCGGCACCTTTCCCAAGCGACTGGTGATCGGCCAGGTCGTCTCGGTGCACAGAAGCGATGTTGAGATGTTTCTGGAGATCGTAGTACAATCGGCGGTGAACTTTGACCGGCTAGAGTCCGTCCTGGTCATTTTGGACGCAGGTCAGGGCAACTAG
- the mreB_2 gene encoding Rod shape-determining protein MreB, translating into MFSPLNALLGLFSRDLSVDLGTASILVLVRGQGIVINEPSVVAIERRTKRVLAIGAEAKEMIGRTPASIVAIRPLHDGVISDFDVTEKMLHYFINKAHERTHMPLPRPRVVVGIPSGVTEVEKRAVRDACLSAGAREAYWIEEPMAAAIGSGLPVTESVGSMIIDIGGGTTEVAVISLGDIVVSRSIRIAGDEMDQEIVQYARQKYNLLIGDRMAERAKIAIGSACPLPEEKTMTIYGRNLITGLPQAIEVSSVEIREALTTSVSTIIAAVKETIDDTPPELVADLIERGIAMAGGGSQLQGLAERLSQETKMRVYLAEDPVTCVVRGAGEVVEHFDSLHKILASTQRGRASR; encoded by the coding sequence GTGTTTAGCCCACTCAACGCTCTGCTGGGCCTCTTTTCGCGCGATCTGAGCGTCGACCTTGGCACGGCGAGCATTCTCGTGCTCGTGCGTGGCCAGGGCATTGTGATCAACGAACCCTCGGTCGTGGCCATTGAGCGCAGGACCAAGAGGGTCCTGGCCATTGGCGCGGAAGCCAAAGAGATGATCGGCCGCACGCCGGCCAGCATCGTCGCCATCCGACCCCTGCACGACGGAGTCATCTCCGACTTTGACGTCACCGAAAAGATGCTGCACTACTTTATCAACAAGGCCCACGAGCGCACGCACATGCCCTTGCCGCGGCCAAGAGTCGTGGTGGGCATCCCCAGCGGAGTCACCGAAGTTGAGAAACGCGCCGTGCGTGACGCCTGCCTCAGTGCCGGTGCGCGCGAGGCCTACTGGATCGAAGAGCCCATGGCCGCGGCCATTGGCTCTGGTCTGCCAGTGACCGAGTCGGTGGGCAGCATGATCATCGACATCGGCGGCGGCACCACCGAAGTGGCCGTCATCTCGCTGGGCGATATCGTCGTCAGCCGCTCCATCCGCATCGCTGGTGACGAGATGGACCAGGAGATTGTGCAGTACGCCCGCCAAAAGTACAACCTGCTCATTGGTGACCGGATGGCGGAGCGCGCCAAGATTGCCATCGGGTCGGCCTGCCCCCTGCCCGAAGAAAAGACGATGACCATCTACGGCCGCAATCTGATCACCGGCCTGCCGCAGGCCATCGAGGTCAGCAGCGTCGAGATCCGCGAGGCGCTGACCACATCGGTGAGCACCATCATTGCCGCCGTCAAGGAAACCATCGACGACACTCCCCCCGAGCTTGTAGCAGACCTCATCGAGAGGGGCATTGCCATGGCCGGTGGAGGCAGCCAGCTTCAGGGCCTGGCCGAGCGCCTTTCCCAGGAAACCAAGATGCGCGTGTACCTGGCTGAGGATCCTGTGACCTGCGTAGTGCGCGGCGCGGGAGAGGTGGTCGAGCACTTTGACTCACTGCACAAGATACTGGCCTCTACGCAGCGGGGACGTGCTTCGCGCTAG